The Maridesulfovibrio salexigens DSM 2638 region CCGGCAAGAGCTTGATGGAAGGTGCTTCTCCGTAAATTCCGATAGGTTCAGGGCTGGACCATGTCTTGCCGTCATCATCGGAATGGGCTTTGAATAATCCGTCCATGCAAGGGGCCTGACGCATCAAAGCTAAAATTCGGCCTGAAGGCAGGCGGGCGATGGATGTTTCATTTAGCCTGTATTCCGGGAAATATTCGTAGATGTATGACTGTTCGGAAATTTTGCCGTTTTCAGGATTAAGGCGGAAGGTTCCGCAGCCCGGACCGTTGTAAAATGTTCCGATGAATGTGTGTTCATCATCCAGAGCTGGAATGAAGTGTCCGAATGAGGCCCATTCCCCTCCGGGTAGGTCCAGTGGCTGACGGTCAGGAAAGGTTTTGCCGCCGTCCGTGCTCAGGGAGAAATAGTTGCGGCGCAGTTCTGAACTATGGGTGCGCGTAATGAGCAGCACCTTGTCATTACCCAGATGAGTAACAAGGGCATCGTGCTCGTTTGTCTGGTTTTCCGCGTGGCTGATGATTAGTTGCGGTCGATCAAAGGTCTGGCCGCCATCTTTGGAACGGGTGGTGTAGATGTCTCCTGCCATACCGTGGTCCATTCTCTGGCGCAGGTCTTCGCTGATGTTTACCGCTCTGCGAAAGCCTACAAGCAGTTCTCCGTCCACATCGGTAATGGTCGGGAAGGATTGATAACCGTCCCATTCCTCCGGGGTTATTCTCGTGGTGTCGATAATTGAGACAGAAAGTTTGGGCCGTCTTTTTACCATTCTATTCTCCGGACCGTGGTTTTATGCTGAATCCGGTGCTGAAATTAAATTTTGGATCCGGGCCGCATCCTCGCGTGCTGGTCTCGTCCATTTCCTGCATGGAGAAGAATACCCGCACAAAAGGCGAAGGCGTAGCCTGTCTGCATTTGATCATGCCGATGAAACCATGTTCCGGGTATATGGGACTGATTTCCAAGGCCCGTTCAGCTCCGCCCAGCACTATTTTTGAATCAGTCATGCCCAGCCCTTGTGAAGCTGAGACAGCAAATGAAATGTTATCACTATGGTCAAAGGTCTGCCCGTTCAGGTGGAAGTGTTCTTCACGCCCCCCGTTGCTGCTGCAATAGAAAAGTCTGGCCGGGTCCATATCTGCGGTGAGCAGGGTCACATGCCCGATACGGGCAAATCCCGGAGGTCTGCAAGCCAGCGCAAAGCGGTATAAAATATCTATCTGTTCCTTGTGCTTGTGGATGCGCACAGCTTTGTCGAGCATGCCTTGATATAGGTCGATGGAGCAGGCTGCGGTGATGAATTCATCGCTTTCGGAAATAAGCGGCGTGATCCTGGCTAGATCGGTGTCTTTTGGAATCCCCGGACCTTCCATGATGATATGACCGGAAAAAAAATCCGCACCTAGGTCGATTTCTTCAAAGTAACCATGCCCAAGCGTCCCGAATGCGGGAATGTTATCGTGTGAGAGGAATGATGCTTCCTGTACAGCCAGACCCTTGGCG contains the following coding sequences:
- a CDS encoding sialidase family protein, which encodes MVKRRPKLSVSIIDTTRITPEEWDGYQSFPTITDVDGELLVGFRRAVNISEDLRQRMDHGMAGDIYTTRSKDGGQTFDRPQLIISHAENQTNEHDALVTHLGNDKVLLITRTHSSELRRNYFSLSTDGGKTFPDRQPLDLPGGEWASFGHFIPALDDEHTFIGTFYNGPGCGTFRLNPENGKISEQSYIYEYFPEYRLNETSIARLPSGRILALMRQAPCMDGLFKAHSDDDGKTWSSPEPIGIYGEAPSIKLLPDGRVLAIYRGMIRKNKRCRVALTVSEDGGETWSHPQTLAWYKGGRFHGGYGDLAVNKKGQVIAVYYISRKHEGPVVERMVLGV